The proteins below come from a single Leptidea sinapis chromosome Z, ilLepSina1.1, whole genome shotgun sequence genomic window:
- the LOC126979227 gene encoding CDP-diacylglycerol--glycerol-3-phosphate 3-phosphatidyltransferase, mitochondrial has protein sequence MLLNGKIMHRFKSPEFQYFNWIYNAAPCFPIHASKINVMNDPKQFYDTLCMRFSSAKHRISIASLYIGTGELEKKLLGVTVENVKVTDGLKLNILLDYQRGSRGVVNSRTLFRQFFNGLNDKCTLALYQTPSLQGSWSKALPSRYNEIFGLQHMKLYISDDSVIISGANCSNDYFQKRQDRYIEIEDSDLAKFYCAIIDEVMKVSRLDNNDDIPNEISRVETRKRLGQNIHHLIDQWRKSQVSKISEDQDMEVDTWVFPLVQMGEFNITHDEESTCSILKSSPKGSYLRMATGYFNLTEKYAQTLLNKCESRVSLLMAHPNANGFMGAPGPAGGIPHAYSLIAKKFWQQVVDCNQTSRVQMLEYDRPGWTFHAKGLWYYPPGSEVPWMTVVGSANLGERSVRRDLEAQAAIFTTSKQLQNSLHKEYSRLHSHASECSSELMERHTPLWVRATVGVFKTYF, from the exons ATGTTGTTGAATGGTAAAATTATGCATCGTTTTAAATCTCCCGAATTTCAGTATTTCAACTGGATATACAATGCTGCTCCTTGTTTTCCTATACACGCctctaaaataaatgtaatgaatGATCCGAAACAGTTTTATGATACGTTGTGTATGAGATTCAGCAGCGCAAAGCACAGGATATCCATAGCAAGTCTTTATATCGGGACTGGGGAATTAGAAAAGAAACTTTTGGGAGTTACTGTGGAGAATGTTAAAGTTACTGATggattaaagttaaatattttactggACTATCAACGAGGGTCCAGAGGAGTAGTGAATTCTCGGACATTATTCCGTCAGTTTTTTAATGGACTTAATGACAAATGTACATTAGCATTGTATCAAACCCCAAGTCTACAAGGTTCCTGGTCAAAAGCCCTTCCATCAcgatataatgaaatatttggaCTTCAGCACATGAAGTTGTATATATCAGATGATTCAGTTATTATAAGTGGTGCAAACTGCTCAaatgattattttcaaaaaaggcAGGACAGATATATAGAAATTGAAGATAGTGATTTAGCAAAGTTTTACTGCGCTATTATAG atgaGGTGATGAAAGTAAGTAGACTGGATAATAATGATGATATTCCTAATGAAATATCCAGGGTTGAAACTAGAAAAAGGCTTGGCCAGAATATTCACCATCTCATTGATCAATGGAGAAAATCGCAAGTTTCTAAAATAAGTGAAGATCAAG ACATGGAAGTAGATACTTGGGTATTCCCATTGGTTCAGATGGGAGAATTCAACATAACACATGATGAAGAAAGTACATGTTCTATTCTAAAAAGCTCTCCGAAGGGTTCATATCTAAGAATGGCGACTGGATATTTCAACTTAACTGAAAAATATGCACAGACATTGTTAAATAAGTGTGAGTCAAGAGTAAGCTTGCTAATGGCACATCCCAAT GCAAATGGCTTCATGGGTGCTCCAGGACCGGCAGGTGGCATTCCACATGCATATTCGCTAATCGCTAAAAA GTTTTGGCAACAAGTAGTGGACTGTAATCAAACTAGCAGGGTCCAAATGTTAGAATATGATCGGCCCGGCTGGACTTTTCACGCTAAAGGTTTATG gTACTATCCTCCCGGTAGTGAGGTGCCATGGATGACTGTTGTTGGATCTGCGAACCTGGGTGAACGCTCTGTGAGGCGTGACCTGGAAGCTCAGGCCGCTATATTTACAACTTCCAAACAGTTACAA AATTCTCTCCACAAAGAATATTCGAGGTTACATTCCCACGCGTCAGAATGCAGCAGCGAACTAATGGAACGACACACGCCGCTGTGGGTCCGGGCTACTGTAGGAGTATTCAAAACATACTTCTAA
- the LOC126979236 gene encoding isoaspartyl peptidase/L-asparaginase, giving the protein MNFIVMITIFIYLNIMFGVKSGKMQPIIIVHGGAGDIPESRINGKLEGVKEAVRVGYKILSSGGSALDSVEAAVVSMENDEYFNAGYGSVLNVRGEVEMEASIMCGKNLDVGAVTLIRDFKHPISIAHKVLTDSPHSLLGGEGAKIFALDKGFETVPPESLISENAKHALESSKNEFGRTEIGVKGDVGTVGAVAIDSNGHIAVATSTGGMSGKAVGRIGDTPQIGSGTYADDQVGGVSTTGHGESILKCCVAHSIIKYMGGGKDASTATTLAIQEMTKRLNNTAGAITLSKSGDVGVYFSSNRMAWAYVKNNKIYYGIDHDQTLVTDLNEK; this is encoded by the exons atgaattttattgttatgataacaattttcatatatttaaatattatgttcgga GTTAAATCAGGAAAAATGCAACCTATTATTATTGTTCACGGTGGTGCTGGTGATATACCAGAAAGTCGTATCAATGGGAAATTGGAAGGTGTGAAAGAAGCTGTCCGAGTCggctataaaatattatcttcaGGTGGCTCGGCACTTGATTCAGTGGAGGCCGCAGTTGTTTCAATGGAAAACgatgaatattttaatgcag GCTATGGTTCAGTTCTTAATGTAAGGGGTGAAGTTGAAATGGAAGCAAGTATTATGTGTGGGAAGAACCTTGACGTTGGTGCTGTGACACTCATAAGAGATTTTAAGCATCCCATCAGCATTGCACATAAAGTGCTGACTGATTCTCCACATTCCTTGTTGGGTGGCGAAGGTGCTAAAATATTTGCTTTAGATAAG GGTTTCGAAACTGTACCACCAGAGTCACTTATAAGTGAAAATGCGAAGCATGCACTTGAGAGCAGCAAAAATGAATTTGGAAGAACCGAAATTGGTGTTAAG GGTGACGTGGGGACCGTGGGGGCGGTCGCTATCGACAGCAACGGGCACATAGCCGTGGCCACGAGTACCGGCGGCATGAGCGGGAAGGCTGTTGGCCGCATCGGAGACACGCCGCAGATCGGCAGCGGCACCTACGCTGATGATCAAGTCGGCGGTGTCTCCACCACAG GCCATGGTGAATCTATTCTGAAGTGTTGCGTGGCTCATAGCATTATTAAGTATATGGGGGGTGGCAAAGACGCAAGCACAGCTACGACGCTCGCTATCCAAG AAATGACCAAACGTCTCAACAACACAGCGGGTGCAATAACTTTATCCAAAAGCGGAGATGTCGGAGTGTACTTCAGTTCCAACAGAATGGCGTGGGcatatgttaaaaataacaaaatatattacggAATAGATCACGATCAAACTCTTGTGACTGATTTGAacgaaaaataa